A portion of the Apus apus isolate bApuApu2 chromosome 3, bApuApu2.pri.cur, whole genome shotgun sequence genome contains these proteins:
- the LOC127382761 gene encoding zinc transporter 10-like, which yields MGRYSGKTCRLIFMLVLTVGFFVAELVSGYLGNSIALLSDSFNMLSDLISLCVGLSTGRIARRSRRGPRATYGYSRAEAVGALSNAVFLTALCFTIFVEAILRLARPEPIDDAQLVLIVGTLGLAVNLVGLLVFQDWRSCCRCRRRPPPASPPAAPALPPAPGGAPAGMEDEAGDSPNDQKSPEEGPERKTPKKSEALNIRGVLLHVMGDALGSVVVVVAATIFQVLPLGDAPCNWQCYIDPSLTIIMVFIILSSAFPLIKETSTILLQMVPKGVNMQVLTDRLARVPGVSSLHEVHVWELAGGKNIATLHIKCQTPTDYQDAAYKIRKVFHDAGVHSVTIQPEYIDHKTSQLLCSSPCISESCDSQLCCSQQEPSLAKTNGYTEKNNSCRSALRKDNGSSKSDIEIPIESPLAEDSIKNVKNRGVSDDKSQLSSTRL from the exons ATGGGGCGGTACTCGGGGAAGACCTGCCGCCTCATCTTCATGCTGGTGCTCACCGTCGGCTTCTTCGTGGCCGAGCTGGTGTCGGGCTACCTGGGCAACTCCATCGCCCTGCTGTCCGACTCCTTCAACATGCTGTCGGACCTCATCTCCCTCTGCGTGGGCCTCTCCACGGGGCGCATCGcccgccgcagccgccgcgGCCCCCGCGCCACCTACGGCTACAGCCGGGCCGAGGCGGTGGGAGCCCTCAGCAACGCCGTCTTCCTCACCGCCCTCTGCTTCACCATCTTCGTGGAGGCCATCCTCCGCCTGGCCCGTCCGGAGCCCATCGACGATGCCCAGCTGGTGCTCATCGTTGGCACCCTCGGCCTCGCCGTCAACCTCGTGGGGCTTCTCGTCTTCCAGGACTGGAGGTcctgctgccgctgccgccgccgccccccgcccgcctcgccgcccgccgcccctgcgctgccgcccgcccccGGCGGGGCCCCGGCCGGGATGGAGGATGAAGCAG GTGATTCACCAAATGACCAAAAAAGCCCTGAAGAGGGGCCTGAGAGGAAAACACCAAAGAAGTCTGAAGCCTTGAACATCAGAG GTGTTCTTTTGCATGTTATGGGAGATGCACTTGGATCTGTGGTCGTGGTAGTTGCTGCTACAATCTTCCAAGTACTTCCTCTGGGGGATGCTCCATGTAACTGGCAGTGCTACATTGATCCAAGCCTGACGATAATTATGGTGTTCATCATCTTGTCTTCTGCGTTCCCACTTATCAAGGAGACCTCAACTATTTTGTTGCAGATGGTTCCCAAAGGTGTTAATATGCAAGTATTGA CTGACAGACTAGCTCGTGTACCAGGGGTTAGCAGCCTTCATGAGGTGCACGTTTGGGAGCTCGCAGGTGGGAAGAATATTGCTACTCTTCATATCAAGTGCCAAACTCCTACCGATTACCAAGATGCTGCGTATAAAATACGGAAGGTTTTCCATGATGCAGGGGTCCATTCTGTGACAATCCAGCCTGAGTACATTGACCACAAGACCTCCCAGCTCCTGtgcagctctccctgcatctCAGAATCGTGTGactctcagctgtgctgcagtcagCAGGAGCCCTCCCTGGCTAAAACCAATGGCTATactgagaaaaacaacagtTGCCGTTCTGCTCTGCGTAAAGACAATGGTTCAAGTAAAAGTGATATTGAAATCCCTATTGAGTCCCCACTAGCAGAGGacagcattaaaaatgtgaaaaatcgTGGTGTGTCTGATGATAAATCACAGTTGAGCAGTACACGACTTTAG